From a region of the Oceanibaculum nanhaiense genome:
- a CDS encoding IS1595 family transposase produces MSVLSQPYFHDEAAAFAKLEEILWADGIVCPHCGTVGKAYEIKGKTTRIGLKKCGACRKQFTVKVGTVFESSHVPLHKWFQAVFLMASSKKGISAHQLHRTLEVTYKTAWFMAHRIREAMRTMGMEPMGGEGGVVEVDETFIGREPGKPKKRAYHHKMKVLTLVDRESGRARSMVVDDLKPATIAPILRENMAREARLATDEAGHYLRIGKEFAAHGVVRHGREEYVVGEVHTNTIEGYFSIFKRGMKGVYQHCAKKHLHRYLAEFDFRYNYREANGVGDQSRVLKVLEGVVGKRLKYQTPCI; encoded by the coding sequence ATGTCCGTGCTTTCCCAGCCCTACTTTCATGACGAAGCCGCCGCGTTTGCGAAGCTAGAGGAAATCCTCTGGGCTGATGGCATTGTATGCCCGCATTGCGGCACGGTTGGGAAGGCATACGAGATCAAGGGCAAGACCACCCGGATTGGCCTCAAGAAGTGCGGTGCGTGCCGTAAGCAGTTTACCGTGAAGGTCGGCACCGTGTTCGAGTCCAGCCACGTCCCGCTGCACAAGTGGTTCCAGGCTGTCTTTCTGATGGCCTCCAGCAAGAAGGGCATTAGCGCTCATCAGCTTCATCGTACGCTGGAAGTCACCTACAAGACGGCTTGGTTCATGGCGCACCGTATCCGCGAGGCCATGCGCACGATGGGTATGGAGCCGATGGGCGGCGAAGGTGGCGTGGTTGAGGTTGATGAAACTTTCATCGGTCGCGAGCCGGGCAAGCCCAAGAAGCGCGCCTATCACCACAAGATGAAGGTTCTCACGCTGGTTGATCGCGAGTCCGGTCGGGCACGTAGCATGGTGGTGGATGATCTCAAGCCCGCCACCATCGCGCCGATCCTGCGTGAGAACATGGCGCGCGAGGCTCGCCTAGCTACCGATGAAGCCGGTCACTATCTGCGCATCGGCAAGGAGTTCGCCGCTCATGGCGTCGTCCGTCATGGCCGCGAAGAATATGTAGTTGGTGAAGTCCATACGAACACGATTGAGGGCTATTTCAGCATCTTCAAGCGCGGCATGAAGGGCGTGTATCAGCACTGTGCCAAAAAGCACCTGCATCGCTATCTGGCGGAGTTCGACTTCCGGTACAATTATCGGGAGGCCAACGGTGTCGGGGATCAATCGCGCGTGCTTAAAGTTCTTGAAGGTGTGGTAGGAAAGCGGCTCAAATACCAAACACCTTGTATCTAA
- a CDS encoding DUF433 domain-containing protein yields the protein MAAQSARKLEPWQRRLFVPNYQVGEAAKYAKISAKTVADWHKVGARQTLSVREKRAALSYMQLIEVAVVAAFRRAGIRLNSIRNARDYISKELKSEFPFAEHRFKADGHRLVMDYQQIIGERGNGKVLRPDQSGQLAWEHILGRLEEFEYERRGIVVKWHIDGPSSPIVIDPRVAFGAPSVGGTPTWVIKGRWSAGETVEEIADDFGIDNSQVAYALKFEGIENGMWKWLN from the coding sequence ATGGCGGCACAGTCAGCGCGAAAGTTGGAGCCTTGGCAAAGGCGGCTATTTGTCCCCAACTACCAAGTTGGAGAGGCTGCAAAGTACGCCAAGATTTCCGCGAAAACCGTTGCGGATTGGCACAAGGTTGGGGCGCGCCAAACGCTGTCCGTCCGCGAAAAGCGAGCCGCCCTAAGCTACATGCAATTAATCGAGGTAGCTGTAGTCGCAGCCTTTCGAAGAGCCGGCATACGATTGAATTCGATTCGAAACGCCCGCGACTACATTAGCAAGGAACTAAAATCGGAGTTTCCCTTTGCAGAGCATCGATTTAAGGCGGATGGGCATCGCCTGGTTATGGATTATCAGCAGATAATCGGGGAACGTGGTAACGGAAAGGTGCTGCGCCCTGATCAATCTGGGCAGCTGGCGTGGGAACATATTCTAGGCCGCTTAGAAGAATTTGAATACGAACGTCGCGGCATAGTGGTTAAGTGGCACATCGATGGCCCATCGTCACCAATAGTCATAGACCCGAGAGTAGCATTTGGCGCGCCTAGTGTAGGAGGCACCCCTACGTGGGTGATAAAGGGACGGTGGTCTGCGGGGGAGACCGTTGAAGAAATCGCTGATGATTTCGGCATAGACAACTCTCAAGTTGCTTATGCGCTGAAGTTTGAAGGCATAGAAAACGGCATGTGGAAGTGGCTAAACTAA